A single window of Fervidicoccus fontis Kam940 DNA harbors:
- a CDS encoding NAD(P)-dependent glycerol-1-phosphate dehydrogenase encodes MEKDVHIIDLMKRVVIGKDLLKDIIQYLPLNLSKNIKKVYVVTGPHVWDTYGKKLEEGLKSKELELYIKKSESPTIEEAKQIISDAKGKSIDLIIGFGGGKSIDLAKYAASQISIPFISIPTSASHDGIASPFASLKGGGWSTSVKAVEPICVIADLEIISSSPRKLLIAGAGDAIAKLTAVSDWRLAHLLRNEYYGSYAAGLSLLSAKHIIKYSDIISKTDVEATRIVLEALISSSVAIGIAGSTRPASGSEHLFSHALDKIAPKPALHGEQTGVGTIMMSKLHRMNWKKVRRVLKKVGAPTTAKELGIPENIIIEALTIAHKIRPERYTILGDRGLTWEAAEKLARDTGVIS; translated from the coding sequence ATGGAAAAAGACGTTCATATAATTGATCTTATGAAAAGAGTTGTCATAGGAAAAGACTTGCTTAAAGATATAATCCAATATCTTCCGTTAAATTTAAGCAAGAATATTAAAAAGGTATACGTTGTAACAGGGCCTCATGTATGGGACACGTATGGAAAGAAGTTGGAGGAAGGACTGAAAAGTAAAGAACTCGAGCTATATATAAAAAAATCGGAAAGCCCCACCATCGAGGAGGCAAAACAAATAATAAGTGATGCCAAAGGGAAAAGTATTGATTTAATAATAGGATTCGGAGGAGGGAAAAGTATTGATTTAGCTAAATATGCAGCAAGTCAAATTAGCATTCCGTTTATAAGCATACCGACCTCTGCAAGTCATGATGGTATAGCAAGTCCATTTGCCAGCCTTAAAGGAGGAGGCTGGAGCACTTCGGTAAAAGCAGTTGAGCCGATCTGCGTAATAGCTGATCTGGAAATTATTTCCTCATCTCCAAGAAAACTCTTGATCGCTGGAGCAGGTGACGCCATAGCAAAACTCACTGCCGTCTCAGATTGGAGATTAGCTCACTTATTAAGAAATGAATATTACGGCTCCTACGCTGCAGGTTTATCTCTACTATCTGCAAAGCACATAATAAAATACAGCGATATAATTTCAAAAACCGATGTTGAAGCTACTAGAATTGTATTAGAAGCATTAATAAGCAGTAGTGTCGCAATTGGAATTGCAGGTTCTACAAGACCAGCAAGCGGTAGCGAGCATCTCTTCAGCCATGCCTTGGATAAAATTGCTCCAAAACCTGCCTTACATGGTGAACAAACGGGTGTGGGTACAATTATGATGTCAAAGCTTCACAGAATGAATTGGAAGAAAGTCAGGAGAGTTTTAAAGAAAGTAGGTGCTCCTACAACGGCTAAAGAGTTAGGAATTCCAGAAAATATCATTATAGAAGCCTTAACGATAGCACATAAAATTAGGCCTGAAAGATATACAATATTAGGAGATAGAGGGCTCACTTGGGAAGCTGCAGAAAAGCTAGCGAGAGATACGGGCGTAATTTCCTAG
- a CDS encoding GTPase has product MKTLSVLIGLDIQESVTIRKNSGRYLISDYKLREIVEKKEKVKAEVILIEPELPPRDKINIIKATKADVIDRTLLLLEVFESNAGSKEAKLQISLARSGHMLPLVREVLNNSKRGELPGFLAGGTYAIDKYYRQLRRQVAKTRRELEEIRIRRDILRERRRVSGLPLIAIIGYANAGKTTLFNLLTGSNKETSNKPFTTISPKVSLSNLGFLVIDTVGFVMNVPPEIIEAFYSTLEEIREADVLLLLLDSTEDLFLIEERVKQASVTLSNIESLYKPIVVALNKVEKTGRDDIEEKRAKLYQTCKSVFPMFVGLAKVSAKKGLGIDEMVNVIWKALNRKQAY; this is encoded by the coding sequence ATGAAAACCCTATCTGTGCTAATTGGTCTTGATATTCAAGAAAGCGTAACTATTAGGAAAAATAGCGGTAGATATTTAATAAGCGATTATAAGCTTAGAGAAATAGTTGAAAAGAAGGAAAAAGTCAAAGCTGAAGTAATTCTCATTGAGCCTGAACTTCCGCCAAGAGATAAAATAAATATAATAAAAGCAACTAAGGCAGATGTTATAGATAGGACATTGCTATTATTAGAAGTATTTGAATCAAACGCTGGTTCAAAGGAAGCAAAGCTTCAAATATCCCTTGCCAGAAGTGGACATATGCTACCGTTAGTGAGAGAAGTGCTTAACAATTCAAAAAGAGGAGAGTTGCCTGGTTTTTTGGCAGGAGGTACTTATGCTATAGATAAATACTATAGACAGCTTAGAAGACAAGTAGCAAAAACGAGAAGAGAGCTAGAAGAAATTAGAATTAGAAGAGATATATTAAGAGAGAGAAGAAGGGTATCTGGACTGCCTTTAATAGCAATAATAGGTTATGCGAATGCGGGAAAAACCACCCTTTTCAACTTGCTTACTGGTTCTAATAAAGAAACGAGCAATAAGCCCTTTACAACTATTTCGCCTAAAGTATCTCTTTCTAATTTGGGATTTCTCGTTATTGATACAGTTGGCTTTGTAATGAATGTCCCTCCTGAAATAATTGAGGCTTTTTATAGCACACTAGAAGAAATAAGAGAAGCAGATGTCCTTTTACTTTTATTAGATTCTACTGAAGATCTTTTTTTAATAGAAGAAAGAGTTAAACAAGCAAGCGTTACGCTTTCGAATATAGAATCGCTATATAAACCAATAGTTGTAGCTTTAAATAAAGTTGAAAAAACAGGTAGGGATGATATTGAAGAAAAAAGGGCTAAGCTTTACCAAACATGCAAAAGTGTTTTTCCAATGTTTGTAGGCTTGGCAAAAGTAAGCGCTAAAAAAGGACTTGGCATAGATGAAATGGTGAATGTGATATGGAAGGCATTGAACCGCAAGCAGGCATATTAA
- a CDS encoding transcription factor — protein MRRKNITMPENVVPNDPLEEFISKMATNPSLLIFRFLAKENSEATEDTLSEKLGMSKNLVRKLLYKLHDINVVVYRRVRDEETNYYIYYWKINWEGLAATLLERKKEVLKKLKEKAASEEGKVGIYYCKKCGREYTFDEALENDFRCKICNEPLEFTQKGKYEEFLQKYIKKLEEEIKIESERNYGS, from the coding sequence ATGAGAAGGAAAAATATAACGATGCCTGAAAATGTTGTCCCGAATGATCCTCTTGAAGAATTCATTTCAAAAATGGCAACTAATCCATCACTTTTGATATTTAGGTTTTTAGCGAAAGAGAATTCCGAAGCCACGGAGGACACTTTATCGGAAAAGCTTGGCATGAGCAAAAACCTCGTTAGAAAGCTGCTCTACAAGCTACATGATATCAATGTAGTTGTATATCGAAGAGTAAGAGATGAAGAAACAAATTACTACATATACTATTGGAAAATAAACTGGGAAGGGCTGGCTGCAACCTTACTTGAAAGAAAAAAGGAGGTACTTAAAAAGCTAAAAGAGAAAGCTGCATCCGAGGAAGGAAAAGTTGGAATTTATTACTGTAAAAAGTGCGGAAGAGAGTATACGTTTGATGAGGCTTTAGAAAATGATTTTAGGTGTAAAATCTGTAATGAACCTTTAGAATTTACCCAAAAAGGCAAATATGAAGAATTTCTTCAGAAATATATAAAGAAGCTGGAGGAAGAAATTAAAATTGAATCCGAAAGAAATTACGGTAGTTGA
- a CDS encoding DNA cytosine methyltransferase produces MNPKEITVVDLFCGGGGFSRGFHDVGFKVKIAIDNEKNVARTYKYNFLETIVIAEDIKEVSGKDILDALGRAPDIVIGSPPCEPYTAANKKRMNKPLDRLYSDPMGILTLSFFRIVGELKPSIWIMENVPAILEDGLKDALEKEAERSGYKEIYFNILKAEEYCTPSKRTRIFISNIEIKPEKCNKKVTVAEALEGLPSPNPNFPPNHDLTNLSFKKERKVSKISPGEALIRYEGHGGRVLPNMIRLEGNRIAPTVLGSSRFLHPEENRLITVREQARLMGYPDEHVFLGGKDEQYNMIGESVPPTLSKAIAAFLIKNF; encoded by the coding sequence TTGAATCCGAAAGAAATTACGGTAGTTGATCTTTTTTGTGGTGGTGGAGGGTTTAGCAGAGGGTTCCATGACGTAGGTTTTAAAGTAAAAATAGCTATAGATAATGAAAAAAACGTAGCAAGAACATATAAATATAACTTCCTTGAGACAATTGTGATTGCTGAGGACATAAAAGAAGTAAGTGGTAAAGATATACTTGATGCCCTTGGTAGAGCTCCAGATATTGTAATTGGAAGCCCCCCTTGTGAGCCTTATACTGCTGCTAATAAAAAAAGGATGAATAAACCATTAGATAGATTATATTCGGATCCTATGGGAATCTTAACTCTAAGTTTTTTCCGCATAGTTGGCGAATTGAAGCCTTCAATTTGGATAATGGAAAATGTTCCTGCTATTCTTGAAGATGGGCTAAAGGATGCACTTGAAAAAGAAGCTGAGCGATCGGGATATAAGGAAATTTATTTTAATATATTAAAGGCTGAAGAATACTGCACTCCAAGCAAAAGGACAAGGATATTTATCTCTAACATTGAAATAAAACCAGAAAAATGCAACAAGAAAGTAACGGTTGCTGAAGCTTTAGAAGGACTCCCATCGCCTAATCCTAATTTTCCCCCAAATCATGATTTGACAAATTTGAGTTTTAAAAAAGAGAGAAAAGTTTCAAAGATATCTCCTGGAGAAGCTTTGATTAGATATGAAGGTCACGGCGGCAGAGTTCTACCAAACATGATAAGACTTGAAGGTAATAGAATTGCGCCTACAGTGCTAGGAAGTAGTAGATTTCTGCATCCGGAAGAAAATAGGCTGATCACCGTGAGAGAGCAAGCAAGGCTAATGGGCTATCCAGACGAACATGTTTTCCTTGGAGGAAAAGATGAACAGTATAACATGATTGGCGAAAGCGTTCCTCCAACCCTTTCTAAAGCAATAGCGGCATTTCTAATAAAAAACTTCTAA
- a CDS encoding GTPase has protein sequence MPGDKNEDSISEIKHIHLPEYEEIYNKVYRRVGKIIAKQKTLKTSYGRENAIELLNTAYNIIKDKIEEYDKLYKLISKNEKVKGYLLIVLGEDAINKLKKASYLKYKLSQVYSLAKIEMLSSDDRDLRKKGIRAASRLISLVKRNKKLLEDIINIKKELQLIADTGEFPPIVIVGPPNSGKSTLVQKIAESRTIVASYPFTTKEVVPGRLKASQLINLTVLDTPGILRKNFSEMNIIERRAFATLKIFNGVIVFVMDPSKESTMNLKEQLELIKMFRVEVLNVIVAVNKVDLIENFEKDVIRSELEKIGVYDIFFISALNNINIGELVEYLKEKVLQKR, from the coding sequence ATGCCTGGAGATAAAAACGAGGATAGTATAAGCGAAATCAAGCATATTCATTTGCCTGAGTATGAAGAAATCTATAATAAAGTATATAGAAGAGTAGGGAAAATTATCGCGAAGCAAAAAACTCTTAAGACTTCATATGGAAGAGAAAATGCAATAGAGCTTCTCAATACTGCATATAATATAATAAAAGATAAAATCGAGGAATATGATAAACTTTACAAGCTTATTTCTAAGAACGAAAAGGTGAAAGGATATTTATTGATTGTTTTAGGAGAGGATGCTATAAATAAGTTAAAGAAAGCATCTTATCTCAAATATAAGCTCAGTCAAGTATACTCTCTAGCAAAAATAGAGATGCTTTCAAGCGATGATAGAGATCTTAGGAAAAAAGGAATAAGAGCGGCATCCCGTCTTATTTCTCTAGTTAAAAGGAACAAAAAGCTCCTTGAAGATATAATTAATATAAAAAAAGAGTTACAATTGATAGCAGATACTGGCGAGTTTCCACCTATAGTTATAGTTGGACCTCCCAATTCAGGAAAGAGTACATTAGTACAAAAAATCGCTGAGTCGAGAACTATTGTAGCTAGTTATCCATTTACTACAAAGGAAGTAGTGCCTGGAAGACTGAAAGCATCTCAATTAATAAATTTAACTGTATTAGACACTCCTGGAATCTTAAGGAAGAACTTCAGTGAAATGAATATAATAGAGAGAAGGGCTTTCGCTACTTTAAAAATATTCAATGGAGTTATCGTATTTGTCATGGATCCTTCTAAAGAAAGCACGATGAACTTAAAAGAGCAATTAGAACTAATCAAAATGTTCAGGGTAGAAGTGCTGAACGTAATAGTAGCAGTAAACAAGGTTGATCTCATAGAAAACTTTGAGAAAGATGTTATAAGAAGTGAACTTGAAAAAATAGGGGTATATGACATATTTTTTATAAGTGCTCTAAACAATATAAACATAGGAGAGTTAGTAGAATATTTAAAAGAAAAAGTATTGCAGAAAAGGTGA
- a CDS encoding multiprotein bridging factor aMBF1 yields the protein MPEALYCELCGSPIEGRAYKVNIDGVSLTVCEKCYRKQIQKSTSKVNAEDEKKNSQIQKPKMQEKKKKKEEIEYEVVDDYYIKIKNAREKLGLTLLALSQKVMEKESVLRRIEQGRLRPSIELSKRLEKALGIKLLEPVIEEKKEEESEEASLNELTLGDVANLKKRR from the coding sequence ATGCCAGAAGCACTATACTGTGAGCTTTGTGGCTCACCGATAGAAGGAAGGGCATATAAGGTAAATATAGATGGCGTTTCTCTAACAGTATGTGAAAAGTGCTATAGGAAGCAAATACAGAAAAGCACTTCTAAAGTAAATGCTGAAGATGAAAAGAAAAACTCTCAAATCCAAAAGCCGAAGATGCAGGAAAAAAAGAAGAAAAAAGAAGAAATAGAATACGAAGTGGTCGATGATTATTACATAAAAATAAAGAACGCAAGAGAAAAGCTAGGTTTAACATTGCTCGCCTTATCGCAAAAAGTCATGGAAAAAGAAAGCGTCTTAAGGAGGATAGAACAAGGGAGGCTGAGGCCATCTATAGAATTAAGCAAAAGGCTAGAAAAGGCGCTAGGAATCAAACTTCTAGAACCAGTTATAGAAGAAAAGAAAGAGGAAGAGTCTGAAGAAGCTTCACTTAACGAATTAACTTTAGGAGATGTAGCAAATCTTAAAAAACGGAGGTAA
- a CDS encoding tRNA methyltransferase (catalyzes the S-adenosyl-methionine-dependent 2'-O-ribose methylation of C56 in tRNA transcripts), protein MEGIEPQAGILRLGHRPKRDKRITTHTALVARAFGASYYFLSEVCDMSVMDNVLSVEKRWGRGFKLVSCGLSYKDYISIWRNYMKGVIVHLTMYGLELEREIDGIKKAGKPVLIIIGSEKVPGEIYKIADFNISVGNQPHSEVAALAIFLDRLYNGQELYYKFEDAKVQIEPSASGKKVISIGGNKDEKEKYNDA, encoded by the coding sequence ATGGAAGGCATTGAACCGCAAGCAGGCATATTAAGGTTAGGACATAGACCAAAAAGAGATAAAAGGATAACCACCCACACGGCCTTAGTTGCTAGAGCATTTGGAGCATCTTATTATTTTCTTTCTGAAGTTTGCGACATGAGCGTTATGGACAATGTATTATCTGTTGAAAAAAGGTGGGGAAGAGGATTTAAGCTGGTGTCCTGCGGATTAAGCTATAAAGATTACATCAGTATTTGGAGAAATTATATGAAGGGCGTTATCGTTCACCTAACTATGTACGGACTTGAGCTTGAAAGAGAAATTGATGGAATAAAAAAAGCAGGGAAGCCCGTACTTATAATAATAGGTTCAGAAAAAGTGCCTGGAGAAATTTACAAAATAGCAGACTTCAATATTTCAGTTGGAAATCAGCCTCATAGTGAAGTTGCTGCACTTGCAATTTTTTTAGATAGACTATATAATGGACAAGAACTATATTATAAATTTGAAGATGCCAAAGTTCAAATTGAACCTTCGGCATCAGGAAAAAAAGTTATTAGTATCGGAGGAAATAAAGATGAGAAGGAAAAATATAACGATGCCTGA
- a CDS encoding translation initiation factor IF-2 subunit beta — MENVDDNYFKNYQNLLERLYKKVPAPASSGERFEPPKLIAHQMGNQTVIRNFREVADKLRREPELLARYFLKGLATSGNYDRESGTLLLNSKLNVETLNNILNKFIESYVICPTCGRPDTVIIKKGKIWILKCEACGAEGPVKPF, encoded by the coding sequence ATGGAAAATGTTGATGATAATTATTTTAAAAATTACCAGAACCTTTTAGAAAGACTTTACAAAAAAGTCCCTGCTCCAGCAAGTAGTGGCGAAAGGTTTGAACCACCTAAATTAATAGCGCATCAAATGGGCAATCAAACGGTAATAAGGAACTTCAGAGAAGTTGCAGATAAGTTGAGAAGAGAACCTGAACTTTTGGCAAGATACTTCTTAAAAGGATTGGCAACCTCCGGAAATTATGACAGAGAAAGTGGCACTTTGTTGCTTAACTCAAAGTTGAACGTTGAAACGCTGAATAATATACTTAACAAATTTATAGAATCATATGTAATTTGTCCGACATGTGGCAGGCCAGACACTGTTATAATAAAGAAAGGAAAAATATGGATTCTGAAATGCGAGGCTTGCGGTGCAGAGGGACCAGTAAAACCATTTTAA
- a CDS encoding proteasome-activating nucleotidase, with protein MESADDISNANSTNVLAHIKYLEEKLKVLEEEKARLEKDINSYKEEKEKYIKYLEEKIKELEEEKLMLNREVKYYKEEMEKLLAPPLIEASVLDILPDKRVVVRSSTGPNLIVTVSGNISVDQLLPGTIVAINQRGSSIVEVLPQREDPYVKAMEVIERPNVKYKDIGGLSKQIQEVRETVELPLKKPELFKKIGIEPPKGILLYGSPGTGKTMLAKAVASETNATFIRVVGSEFVQKFIGEGARIVREVFELAKRKAPAIIFIDEIDAIAARRIDIGTSGEREVQRTMMQLLAEMDGFDPLDNVKVIAATNRIDILDPAILRPGRFDRIIEVPLPDKQGRIEIFKIHIKKMNVEKNLDIRKLSELTEGFVGADIKAVCVEAGYNAIREERDLVTMEDFIKAIEKIKGRKKEVEPEVPQVSTAY; from the coding sequence ATGGAATCAGCCGACGACATTTCGAATGCCAATTCTACAAATGTTTTGGCACATATAAAATATTTAGAAGAAAAGTTGAAAGTACTGGAAGAAGAAAAAGCTAGGCTAGAGAAGGATATAAATAGCTATAAAGAAGAGAAAGAAAAATACATAAAATATCTAGAGGAAAAAATAAAGGAGTTAGAAGAAGAAAAGCTTATGCTTAATAGAGAAGTTAAATATTATAAGGAAGAAATGGAAAAGCTTTTAGCTCCACCTCTAATCGAAGCTTCGGTGCTTGATATACTTCCTGATAAAAGAGTGGTTGTTAGAAGTAGTACTGGTCCTAACCTAATAGTTACTGTAAGCGGAAATATATCAGTAGATCAGCTCCTTCCAGGTACAATCGTCGCAATAAATCAGAGAGGTTCAAGCATAGTAGAGGTCCTTCCACAGAGAGAAGATCCTTATGTTAAGGCAATGGAAGTTATTGAGAGACCAAATGTAAAGTATAAAGATATTGGCGGTTTATCGAAGCAAATACAGGAAGTGAGAGAGACAGTTGAGCTTCCGTTAAAGAAGCCTGAACTGTTTAAGAAAATAGGCATAGAGCCACCAAAAGGGATTCTTCTTTACGGTTCTCCAGGAACGGGCAAGACCATGCTTGCTAAAGCTGTAGCAAGTGAAACAAATGCAACTTTTATTAGGGTTGTTGGAAGCGAATTTGTTCAGAAATTTATTGGCGAAGGCGCAAGAATAGTTAGGGAGGTTTTTGAATTAGCAAAAAGGAAGGCTCCTGCAATTATATTTATAGATGAAATAGATGCTATAGCAGCAAGAAGGATAGACATAGGAACAAGCGGGGAAAGAGAGGTTCAAAGAACAATGATGCAATTGCTTGCCGAAATGGATGGATTTGATCCTTTAGATAATGTAAAGGTAATAGCGGCAACCAATAGAATTGACATTTTAGACCCGGCTATACTTAGGCCTGGAAGGTTTGACAGGATTATAGAGGTCCCTCTCCCTGATAAGCAGGGAAGAATTGAGATATTTAAGATTCACATTAAAAAGATGAATGTAGAGAAGAACTTAGATATAAGGAAACTCTCGGAACTTACTGAAGGATTTGTCGGGGCCGACATAAAGGCTGTCTGTGTAGAAGCGGGATATAATGCTATCAGAGAAGAAAGGGATTTAGTTACCATGGAAGATTTCATTAAGGCAATAGAAAAAATTAAGGGAAGAAAGAAAGAAGTTGAACCCGAAGTGCCACAAGTTTCCACGGCATATTAG